TTTAAAATATTGTCCAGCTCCATCCATCTCTTCGCGGATAGCTGAAGGTATAATAGGGGTAGCAATAAGTTGAGAATGAGGATGTTCTAAAGAGGCGCCGGCTTTTAGCCCATGATTTTTGAAGATAAGTATGTATTCAAATCTCGGGTCACGATTCAAGTCAATTGACCTATCCCGATATGCCCAGAGTGTTTCTTCTACCTGTCTGATTTCAATAGAACTAATGTCTGTTTCATGTTTTGGCGTTTCTATAATTACTTCATGAGCACCCGTTCCACTGACTATATCAAACATACTTATCCCCTTCTTTTCTAATGGGCTCTCTACTTGTAAAGCCGGGTATTTATTTGACACGACGCGTATCCACCAACCTGGTGTATTAGGCTGGGTCCCCGATTGTCGATAAGCAAGAATTTCAGGTGGGGTTTTTGATTCATTCCCTTCACAAAAAGAGCAGTTAGAAGATTGTTTTACCTCACTACTTATTTTAACAAAATCTGTTGGCCTTTTAGCTCGCTCGGTAGCAATAATTACCCACCGATTAGTGACCGGGTCTTTGCGTAATTCTGGCATAAAACAATTCCCTCCTCTTTTTTTCCCCTCGCACGGATACAAAGTCACTAAGAAAATTTTATAGTCTTTCTTATCTGTGCATTTTTGCGAGAAAATAATTTATTTTAATAACTCATTAAACTCTTCCACAGAGAGATAGGCATCTCTGATTAAAGCTCGAAGTAATCCTCTATCTAAAACCTTATGTTCTGGGATGGACAGAGTAACTTTTCTCCCCTCTTTTTTCATTATGATATGTCTACTTTTAGCCCGCCTATCTATACACCATCCCATCTTTTCAAACGCTCTTATTGCTTCTCTTCCAGAGATAACAGGCAAAACCGCCATTAAATGGCTACCTCCATCACTCCAATTTCACGCCTTTCTTTATAAACTGCCTCTTCTTCCCCCAAAACAGATAAACAACCTATTATCGCATCCTTGATATTTTCTATCGCCTCCTCAATCGTTTCCCCCTGGGAATGACACCCCGGGAGCGCTGGACAATGCACCACATATCCAAAATCCTCACCTTTCTCAATAATAACTCGATAAACCATTTTTATTGCCTCTCAATATGTTATACCAATTTTAGTAAGCGTTCAGGTATCAGATGAGGGCAGGAAAATTAGGGCACTAGTGTCGCGTTGAGTAAATTCTGCACTATTTTCAAGGATTATCACCTATAAGCAGATATAGGTGGTGGGTGGTGGGTAGTGGGAGATGGGTAATAGGTAATATCCCTACTACCCACTACCTACTACCCATAACCCATCACCTAAAACCTATTTCGAGCTCTATGACACGATACTGGTGCAAAATTTCTTCAACGCGACACTAGCAGGTTTTACGATTTTGCTTATTCTCCTGCATTAGATGCCAGTGCCCCTCTTAAAAGCTGATGGCTGAAATCTGATACCTGAATGCTTACCTGTCTTCTGACTTCTGGATTTATCCGTGCTAATCCGTGTTAATCAGTGGCTGAATAGTTACTGCAAAATTTCGACCTGTATGGTTAAGTTCACTAATGAAAATGAAACTTTCATCTCACACTACAAGAAAAATAGAAACTGATAGAAATATAATGGAAATTTATAGAAATTGATTGAAATTGGTAGTAAAAAACAATAAATTTCCATAAATTTCTACTAATTTCAATTTATTTCTATCTTGCATTGTGTGATTTAACTCTCTTAAGAACTGATACATGAGTCTTTATTATTCTAACCATACAGCTCGCAAAATTTCTTTAACACGACAGTAAGAATTCGTCAAACTACCTAAACAACTATTATTATACCACAAATTATTTCCACTGTCAATAATTTTCTCTTGCCTTTTCCAATATTTTCTGGTATAGTATTAAGTAGAGATTACTAATCATCAGAATCAGGAGGCGGAAATTATGCATAAAAAAGGCACTATTATCTACAAAGGACCTTTAATTCCAAAGACACAAGATAACCCAAAGGCTAAAAAAATAAAAAAATTAATTGAAGAAATACCGCAAGCCATCTCTGACCAGACACAAAAAGAGGCATTAAAAACCGTCAACTATATTATGAGTAATGTAAAAATAGGTAAGGCAATTGAGGAAGAGCCATTAAAAAATGCCATCACCCAAATGGTGGAAGAGATTGTTTCTAATCCGGAGGCAATAGTCAATCTGGCAAAAATCAAGACTCATGATGAATATACCTTTGCCCATTCAACTAATGTCTGTGCCTTGACTATTTTGCTTTGTGTAAAACGAGAAATTAAGAAGTCAGAAATCGAAGAAATAGCTTTAGGTGCTATGCTTCATGATATTGGTAAAACAAGGATTGCGGAAGAAATATTACTCAAACCCGATAAATTAATGATTAAAGAATACGAAGAGGTAAAAAAACACCCTATTTATGGATATGAGATTTTAAATGAAAATAAGAGATTATCGCAAATAACAAAGTTAATTGCCTATCAACACCATGAACGATGGGATGGAAGTGGCTATCCCCAGAGTTTATCAAAAGATAAGATTCATCACCGGGTTAGATTAGTATCTTTAGTCAATTTGTATGATTCGCTAACTATGGATAAACCATATCGAAGTAAATTTCTACCGCATGATGCAATGCGACTTATTATCAGCCAATCAGGAAGTAATTTTCCGGTAAAAGATGTTAAGGAATTTGTTGATGATATGTCAATTTATCCAGCAGGTAGTTTTGTTAGACTTAATACCGGCGAGATTGGAGTAGTAACTAAAATAAATAGACATGCCGTCATAAGACCGTGGATAAAGATATTACTCAATGAAAAAAGAGAGATTTTATATAAACCCTTTGAGATTAATTTATTTAAAGATGAACAGCGGTTCATTGTAAATTGTGTGGGGGAAGAGGTTTTGTTTGAATGAGAGAGGATAGGTGACAGAGGTTATACTGGTAAGTGAAAAGTTGGACCACTAAACAGTGGAGACATTCGATTGGATGATAAATTTTAATTGACAGAGACTAAAATCGCTGGTAAAATATTATTTAGTAGAAGAAAGATGTTGTGTAATTAGATTTACGACACTATGACTTCATCTGATAATCGCTATCTTGCCTGTTTTTTTCATCCCTTTATCATTGGTGATGAGATAAATATAGATACCGCTGGGAACATCCCGACCATAACCATCTTTTACATCCCAGGGATAACTGGTTGAGGCATCGTGAATTTCCTTTATCAAACTTCCAGAGATGTCATATATTCTGATATAGGTATTTGCAGGCAAACCATCGAATATAATTTCCCTGTCCCCACGAATAGGTTTGAACGGATTGGGATAGACAACAATGAGATTAAGATTTTCAGGGGTAATCTGTCCAAGTAACATATAGATACCAAATCGCGGCACATAGGCACTAACAATATTTTTATAAGGATGAACAACTGTCGAACCTTCGACTTCTATCCAACGGTGAGGGCTTGTCGTTTCTAATTTATATATTTTAAGTGACATCTCAGGTATTTTTGCATCAGCCACATCAACAAACTCATCTTGATTTTCATCTAAATAAGGCAGGGAAATCAAAATAAAAGAATCAGTCCCCACTTCTATCGGCTCATTATCTTTATTATATGGCTGAAATAACCGTAATGAATCTGCTATCCCCTTCACTGTAGGGTTATGGGATAACCGTGAATTGGCTACATTTATCTCCATTGTTTCTTCCTCAGGCTCTTTATCAATAACGATGTAAAAATCTGTTGGCAAAACCCCTCTCGGTATCTCAATAGATGTATTCTCCTCTACAAGAGTTATGTTTGAATCATTATCAATGAGGGTAGTAAATAGATTACTTATCCCGGTCTTATTTGAAGAAATAACGGTAATTCTGATATTAGGTTTTGCCTTTGAGATAGTTACTGAACCTGTCCATTTGCCTGAAATACAAGAGCCTCCCTCAGGCTCAATCGTGCCCGTATCATCTGTCAGGCTAAAAATCCCATTAAAATCTGTGTTGATATTTTCATAAACATCTTCCGCAGTAATGACAATAGGAATTTGAGAATTAATCAATTGCGACGGGCCAATCTCACTTATTTTAAAGTGGTCAAAAACATTGGCTTGAACATTAAAAAGATTACTTGTGCCTTTCACTGTATCTTGAACTGTGAGAAATACATTTTCTGCCGAGTTTAGCAAGGTTATTGTCCCTGTCCATATCCCATAGCTAAGATTAACTGCATCTGGAGATATTTTGCCAGAAGAAATGGTCAAAATTACACTTCCGGTATAATCAATAATATTTCCGTAGGCATCCTGGGCTGTAATTGTGGCGGCAAATGGCACACCGGCGATTTGTGGAGAAGAAATAGTGCCAATTTGAAAACAGGTATGTGTGCCTGGTAAAATAGTAATAGTCGCAAAGGCTAATACTTGATTTAACTGGTATTTTAACCTGCCACAACCTGCTTTTAAACCTGCAGTAAATTTTGTCCAGGTGCCCATAGATGGAGAAATATTACCTATTCCATTCTCTATTTCCCAAAACCCCCCTTCGATTACCTGCTCATTTTCATATTTGTCATAGCCGGTAGCGAAAAATATTTTACTTTCTCCAACAATCATTGTGGTTATTGATGCCGTAATGATTATATAACTTAAGGTGCCAGTTTCCAGAGTAATCGTGGCATAGCCACTAATTAATTCGTAACTTGCGGTTAATGTTCCGGTAGTGGGTATAATTCCAGCTTTAAATAATGTCCATCTGCCTACAGGAGGATTAACACTGCCAATTATCGTCTGCCAGGTGTAATCTAATCCGAGTATCTCATTCTCATATTTATCAAATCCAGAGGCATTAAACTGACATTCACCTTCTATCTCTAATACCTTCTCCGGGGGGCTAATGACGATTTTATTGAGGGCATCTGGGGTAACAGAGAAGGTATTACTTGTCCCACTCTTACCATTTGAGGTAGCAAAAATACAGGTAGTGCCTGCTCTGGTTATACTCACCGTCCCCTGCCATAAACCTTGTTTAAAATTATCGGTTAATGTGCCTATCAGGGTATTTGAAATATCCTGTAATTTAACTTTATCATTATAATTGGCGATATTTTCATAGATATCCCTGGCAATAATGGTAATTCCAAATCCCTGTCCTGCAATCTGGTCGGTAATCGTGGCAAAGGAGAAATGGTCTAAATCTGCCGGGCTAACCCAGAAATCATTACTTGTGCCCTGTTTATTGTCAATAAAGGCAATAATCGTTGTTGTGCCTGATTTAGTTGTCGTCACGGTTCCTTTCCAAAATCCATTGGTAAAAGGATTAGTTTGATAGGGTAAAATATTTAAATAGGCAATACCCGTGTAAGTAGCAATGTTTTTGTAGGCATCAAAGGCTGTAATCTCAATCTCAAATTCAATCCCTGCCTGTTGAGAGGAGATAGTCCCAAAGGCAAAGTGGTCTAAAACAGCTGGCCTAACAAAGAATTGATTACTTGTGCCGGAGATAAAGTAATTAATGAACCCTGAACAGTAAACAGTGGTTGTGCCTGCTTTTGTTATGGTTAGGGTGCCTTCGTAGATACCTTGAGTAAAGGTAATCTGGGAGGTAGTTTCTGCCTTTAAATCCGCAGTTTGGCTGTATGTGGCTATATTCCCATAGACATCCAGAGCCGTTATTTTAATCGTAAATGGCTGACCGGCGATTTGTGAGGTAATCGTGCCAATGGTCAACTGAGAAAATTCCGCTGGATTTACCCAAAAAGGATTACTGGTGCCAGACTTACTCTCAAATAAAGCAAATATGGAAGTCGTCCCTGCTTTTGTTATCGTCACAGATGCCTGCGAGATACCGGCGGTAAATGTCGCTATCCCGGGGAATGTCTCCGTCAAACTAACCGTTCCGTTAAAATTAACAAGATTCTCAAAAACATCTACTGCCTGAATTTGAATCTGAAATTCTTGACCTGCGGTTTGTGTGGTGATGGTCTGAAATGTAAAATGGTCAATCACAGCAGGATTGACAATGACAGATTGAGTCCCAGCTACCCAGATTCCATCTTTCACTATAATCGTATGTGTTCCAACCAGTGTATCTAAGTAATAAAACCCACCTGTATCGGTTCCTGAGGTAAGTGTGATAGTATTTGTAGGTAGCCAGGGAGAGCTGGTCAGAGAGAATTGACCCTTTAAACTCGAACTCAAAAGTTGAATCTGGACATCAGATTGAGTCGGTGATGGATTACCAAATTCATCCTGTGTCTGAAAAAGAATGAAGGCAGTGGAAGTGCCAGCGGTAATAGTCTGAGTGGATGTAAGAAAAACTAATTTATTTATTGGTGACGGGCTAACAAAAAAAGAATTGCTTATGCCTGTCTTATTTTCAGCTAAAACCTTAATCGTAGTTGTGCCAACTTTAGTAATCAGCACATTGCTACTCCAACTACCTGCACTAAAAGGTGTTGTTTCAGAAGGAAAGATGGTCATCGAGTCATCTGTCAATGTTGCCGTGCCACTATATTCAAAAATCTCATTGCGGGCATCGAGACTCCTGATAAAAATCTCAAAACCTTTCCCGGCTATTTGTGAGGTAATTGTGCCTATGGTAAAATGGTGTAACGCCTTGAGGAAGAAATAATTAATCCCAACCATTGTTGAAATACTTCCATACGCCGTAATCGTTATCGTCGCGGAGGGCTGGGCAGGAGCAGTAAAAATCGCCGTAAATGTTCCCAGAGGACTGGATTTAATCATCATCACCGTAATAACGCCCCCAAAACTTATTCGAATTTCCTCCTCTGTAAATCCTTCACCAGTAATCGTGATAGGAATTCCTATTGTCCCGGCAACAGGTGAAACAGAGGTAATCTTACCACAATAACCTTCAAAATCAAAATTATCATAATGAGTATTTAAAGGTTTAATTGTTTTCGGATAAAATACATATTCGGTTTTAGATGGAGTAATGGTATAAGTTCCCCCTGGTGTGCCTTTAAATTCATAATAACCATCCGCATCCGTAGTCCATATATCAAAGGTAGTGCCAGAAAGTGTCATCAGAACACCTTCAATCGGCGTTTTATCTGAAAAACCAATAACTTTACCCCGAATAAGATATTCTTCTTTCGCCTCTAATTCAAAAAGGGCTAATAAAGCCTCAAGACAGACAAAGGCATAAGGATTTGTCCAATTAAATCCAAAACAACCTACGGTTTGACTTTTTATCTCTTTATTTTGATTAGATAGGATTTTGTTTTTTTTTAATGTCCTGGCAAATTCAAAATCACCGAGGATAAAGGCTAATCTGGCGATAATTGAATAAACAGCAACATCCTCATATTCAACACTGTGTATTCCAGTATTAATATCATATTGCCCATAAATTTTTCCATAAGTATTATACTCGTTTTTGGCAAAATCCAGGAATTTTGTCGAGGCGGTTCTACATTCCTGGTCTGCGGTCATCTGCCAGTATCGGGCTAAATTCTCCGCAGTCCACGCCGAATGAATCATATTAATAAGACTGTTTTCCATCCCATAATATTGGTTTGAAATGGAATTATATTTGTGGTAAAATAAACCTGATGTGGTCGTCCCGCCAAGCATAATATTTTTGTTAGTCTGGAGGATTGTTTCCCAATCAGTATCAAACTCAGCTAATCTTTTTATCGTGACAAGGTCAATATAACTTAAAACAACATCCTGACTAATGTTTTCCAGACCATTATTCCAGGCGAAATAATCCCGCAATTCATTTTCTTCGATATTATGGCTTTTTAGTCCAGAGGCAAGTAATCTGGCATAATCTAAATAATTTTCATCTCCAAAGTTATCATAGGCTAAAAGTAATCCTCGAATAGCCCGCAGGTCATCAATGGCCGCATTAGCGTAACTACCACCATTATTTTTCCACCATTCACCATTTGGTTTCAATTTCCAGACTAAAACATCTTTTGGGGAGAGATGATTATCTATTAAAATCTCAAATTGTTCATCAAAAAATGCCTTATCATTGGTAGCGCCGGCATAAAGTAGTGCTTGACTGGTTGCCTCTGAAGGGACTTCATGATTAACACCGTCTGTCTGGGATGGTTGGGCAGTATTCATAAATTGTGCCTGGATACCTCCCCAGGGAGTTAGCATCCTCGAATTTATAAAATTCTGGCAAAGTTCTTGAGGTTGATTGATAAGTGGTTGAATCTCCTCAACCTCTGCAAGTCTATTTTCCGCAAGCAGATAGAATCCGGCATCCTCAACATCCCACGGTGAAGGATAATATTGATTGATGACATTAGCCATAATGGAATCCTGATATAATTCGGCATTGGTTGTATCTGCCATTAAACTTGCCACATAGCCAACTTCAGCATAAAAATCTGTATCAGGTGGACTATGGTTAAAGGTTTGATAAAGTAACTCACTTATGTAATCCTCTGGTAGATTAACATTCAAGATGGTATGTAGTTGTGAAACGGCATCTGGATAAACGGTCGCCCAATTACACGCTGTTTTATTCCCCAAATTATCTTTTTCCCAATAATACGAATCAGCGTTCCATAATTCTGTATTTATGGCTTGTTTTATAGATTCTGCTCCGCTATCAAAAAGATCACGCTGACTAAGATTATCATCAAAATCAAGGTCAAAATAAATGCTGGCTAAATCTTTTAACCCGCGATAGGATTCTGCATTATTTATCAATAATTTTCGCTCGCAAACATTATTTGTCCATATTAAACTATCACTGTAATCTTGAAGAACAAAAAGCAACCATATTCCCATCTCATTAAGTTGGCTTTGATAATTTTTTAAGAAATCAACATCGAAAGTTGCCTGATAATATTTTTTTAATAGAGAAAAGAAGGTGCCAAGATTTCTATCCTCTGCTTCAGCCGGATAGCTGGATGTTTCAGTGCCACTTTGCACTAAATAATCATATATTGTTCCCCACTCAAGGTGTGCGAAAAACCATTCTATCCACTTTTTGACTATTCCTTCATAGCCGCCTTTTTCAAGTAGTCCCATCGCCGCAATATTTGCCTTATAAGGGATAATTTTTGTTTGAGAATCATCGGTGCAGATAGCCCCTGTAGTCCGCTGGCAGGTGATAATCCAGCTTGCCACATCTAATTCATCACGGATGTTAGATTCTCCAGGACTGCCTTTTAAATTAAGACTTGCATCCCAGTTCAAATCATCCACACCACCTACTTCGCTATCGCCAACATTGGTAAGAGAAAGGCTTTTTCGCTCAAGGGTTCTTCCTGTATCGTTTGCAGCACCATTATCCCACTCCAAATTGTAGGTCAGGGAATCTTGATAAGATTTATCATCTGCCTTAAGATGAATGAGCAGGTCTTCTTCAGGAATATAACTATTTCGCAGAATTAAATTATCTCCAGCATTGATAATAATCGTAGATAGTGGTGTGGTCGTGTATATTTGTTTAAAACTGGCGGTATCAGTCCGGGCAATGATTAAATATCCATTTGCAGGAATAGTTGTTCCATCAGGGATAATAAATTCATTATAGATAGAGATAAATGCCCAATTACCTACATCCACCGCAGTAGCAGTATTATTATATAATTCGAC
Above is a genomic segment from bacterium containing:
- a CDS encoding lamin tail domain-containing protein; this translates as MKRVVIILAILLLLVKESTASLSDFLNPGSATQISGTVTSIIDGDTIKVEMSGTETTVRLLSIDTPELMDEPFAQTAKDFTSQTLSSQPIQLFYSKNPTQQWDGYGRLLAVVVKDDEIFNLKLLEQGLAVRMFIFNDIIKFPAWEDVEIWARQQGLNIWSNINQKGIFINEINPNPAGVDKDAEFVELYNNTATAVDVGNWAFISIYNEFIIPDGTTIPANGYLIIARTDTASFKQIYTTTPLSTIIINAGDNLILRNSYIPEEDLLIHLKADDKSYQDSLTYNLEWDNGAANDTGRTLERKSLSLTNVGDSEVGGVDDLNWDASLNLKGSPGESNIRDELDVASWIITCQRTTGAICTDDSQTKIIPYKANIAAMGLLEKGGYEGIVKKWIEWFFAHLEWGTIYDYLVQSGTETSSYPAEAEDRNLGTFFSLLKKYYQATFDVDFLKNYQSQLNEMGIWLLFVLQDYSDSLIWTNNVCERKLLINNAESYRGLKDLASIYFDLDFDDNLSQRDLFDSGAESIKQAINTELWNADSYYWEKDNLGNKTACNWATVYPDAVSQLHTILNVNLPEDYISELLYQTFNHSPPDTDFYAEVGYVASLMADTTNAELYQDSIMANVINQYYPSPWDVEDAGFYLLAENRLAEVEEIQPLINQPQELCQNFINSRMLTPWGGIQAQFMNTAQPSQTDGVNHEVPSEATSQALLYAGATNDKAFFDEQFEILIDNHLSPKDVLVWKLKPNGEWWKNNGGSYANAAIDDLRAIRGLLLAYDNFGDENYLDYARLLASGLKSHNIEENELRDYFAWNNGLENISQDVVLSYIDLVTIKRLAEFDTDWETILQTNKNIMLGGTTTSGLFYHKYNSISNQYYGMENSLINMIHSAWTAENLARYWQMTADQECRTASTKFLDFAKNEYNTYGKIYGQYDINTGIHSVEYEDVAVYSIIARLAFILGDFEFARTLKKNKILSNQNKEIKSQTVGCFGFNWTNPYAFVCLEALLALFELEAKEEYLIRGKVIGFSDKTPIEGVLMTLSGTTFDIWTTDADGYYEFKGTPGGTYTITPSKTEYVFYPKTIKPLNTHYDNFDFEGYCGKITSVSPVAGTIGIPITITGEGFTEEEIRISFGGVITVMMIKSSPLGTFTAIFTAPAQPSATITITAYGSISTMVGINYFFLKALHHFTIGTITSQIAGKGFEIFIRSLDARNEIFEYSGTATLTDDSMTIFPSETTPFSAGSWSSNVLITKVGTTTIKVLAENKTGISNSFFVSPSPINKLVFLTSTQTITAGTSTAFILFQTQDEFGNPSPTQSDVQIQLLSSSLKGQFSLTSSPWLPTNTITLTSGTDTGGFYYLDTLVGTHTIIVKDGIWVAGTQSVIVNPAVIDHFTFQTITTQTAGQEFQIQIQAVDVFENLVNFNGTVSLTETFPGIATFTAGISQASVTITKAGTTSIFALFESKSGTSNPFWVNPAEFSQLTIGTITSQIAGQPFTIKITALDVYGNIATYSQTADLKAETTSQITFTQGIYEGTLTITKAGTTTVYCSGFINYFISGTSNQFFVRPAVLDHFAFGTISSQQAGIEFEIEITAFDAYKNIATYTGIAYLNILPYQTNPFTNGFWKGTVTTTKSGTTTIIAFIDNKQGTSNDFWVSPADLDHFSFATITDQIAGQGFGITIIARDIYENIANYNDKVKLQDISNTLIGTLTDNFKQGLWQGTVSITRAGTTCIFATSNGKSGTSNTFSVTPDALNKIVISPPEKVLEIEGECQFNASGFDKYENEILGLDYTWQTIIGSVNPPVGRWTLFKAGIIPTTGTLTASYELISGYATITLETGTLSYIIITASITTMIVGESKIFFATGYDKYENEQVIEGGFWEIENGIGNISPSMGTWTKFTAGLKAGCGRLKYQLNQVLAFATITILPGTHTCFQIGTISSPQIAGVPFAATITAQDAYGNIIDYTGSVILTISSGKISPDAVNLSYGIWTGTITLLNSAENVFLTVQDTVKGTSNLFNVQANVFDHFKISEIGPSQLINSQIPIVITAEDVYENINTDFNGIFSLTDDTGTIEPEGGSCISGKWTGSVTISKAKPNIRITVISSNKTGISNLFTTLIDNDSNITLVEENTSIEIPRGVLPTDFYIVIDKEPEEETMEINVANSRLSHNPTVKGIADSLRLFQPYNKDNEPIEVGTDSFILISLPYLDENQDEFVDVADAKIPEMSLKIYKLETTSPHRWIEVEGSTVVHPYKNIVSAYVPRFGIYMLLGQITPENLNLIVVYPNPFKPIRGDREIIFDGLPANTYIRIYDISGSLIKEIHDASTSYPWDVKDGYGRDVPSGIYIYLITNDKGMKKTGKIAIIR
- a CDS encoding HD-GYP domain-containing protein, producing the protein MHKKGTIIYKGPLIPKTQDNPKAKKIKKLIEEIPQAISDQTQKEALKTVNYIMSNVKIGKAIEEEPLKNAITQMVEEIVSNPEAIVNLAKIKTHDEYTFAHSTNVCALTILLCVKREIKKSEIEEIALGAMLHDIGKTRIAEEILLKPDKLMIKEYEEVKKHPIYGYEILNENKRLSQITKLIAYQHHERWDGSGYPQSLSKDKIHHRVRLVSLVNLYDSLTMDKPYRSKFLPHDAMRLIISQSGSNFPVKDVKEFVDDMSIYPAGSFVRLNTGEIGVVTKINRHAVIRPWIKILLNEKREILYKPFEINLFKDEQRFIVNCVGEEVLFE
- a CDS encoding type II toxin-antitoxin system HicB family antitoxin, whose product is MVYRVIIEKGEDFGYVVHCPALPGCHSQGETIEEAIENIKDAIIGCLSVLGEEEAVYKERREIGVMEVAI
- the galT gene encoding galactose-1-phosphate uridylyltransferase; this encodes MPELRKDPVTNRWVIIATERAKRPTDFVKISSEVKQSSNCSFCEGNESKTPPEILAYRQSGTQPNTPGWWIRVVSNKYPALQVESPLEKKGISMFDIVSGTGAHEVIIETPKHETDISSIEIRQVEETLWAYRDRSIDLNRDPRFEYILIFKNHGLKAGASLEHPHSQLIATPIIPSAIREEMDGAGQYFKYKDRCVFCDIIREEQKFGERIIMENNDFIAIAPFASRFPFECWILPKVHDPTFPDITRHEVMALAEVLGGILKKIGSVLNNPPFNYMLHTAPCKMDSSQLKHFHWHIELIPRLTDIAGFEWGSGFFINPTPPEEAARYLRGEM
- a CDS encoding type II toxin-antitoxin system HicA family toxin encodes the protein MAVLPVISGREAIRAFEKMGWCIDRRAKSRHIIMKKEGRKVTLSIPEHKVLDRGLLRALIRDAYLSVEEFNELLK